TAGCTGCGCAACCGCCAGCCGTTGTTTTAATGGCAGGCCTGCAAGGTGCGGGTAAAACTACCAGTGTCGGTAAACTGGCTGCGTTATTAAAACAAAGAGAAAATAAAAAAGTGTTAGTGGTGAGTGCTGATGTATATCGCCCAGCCGCTATAAAACAGCTAGAAACTTTAGCCACAGATGTCGGTGTTGAATTTTTTCCTTCTTCAATTGAACAAAAACCAATTGATATTGTGGAAGGAGCAATAGATTTTGCCCGTAAACACTTTTTTGATGTGTTATTGGTGGATACCGCTGGTCGCTTGCATGTTGATGGCAAAATGATGGAAGAAATTCAAGCCTTACATAAAGCTATTAATCCGATTGAAACACTTTTTGTGGTTGATGCTATGACAGGTCAAGATGCCGCGAATACGGCTAAAGCATTTAATGATGCCTTACCACTAACAGGTGTTATTTTGACAAAAGCAGATGGTGATGCCCGTGGTGGGGCTGCTTTGTCTGTTAGACATATCACAGGTAAACCTATTAAATTTATGGGGATGGGGGAAAAGCTTGATGCCTTGGAAGCTTTTCATCCAGAGCGTGTCGCTTCTCGTATTTTGGGCATGGGTGATGTTCTTAGTTTAATTGAAGAAGTCGAACGTAAAGTCGATAAAGATAAAGCGCAAAAACTTGCCAAAAAAGTACAAAAAGGCAAAGGCTTTGATCTTCAAGACTTTAAAGAACAATTGGAACAAATGCGTAACATGGGTGGCATGATGTCGCTTATGGATAAAATGCCTGGTATGGGTAATATGTCTGCACAAATTAAAGACAAAGCAAACGATAAGTCATTTAATCAGATGGAAGCTATTATTAATTCCATGACTCCCGGAGAGCGCAGTAAACCAGAAGTCATTAAAGGTAGTCGAAAACGTCGCATCGCAGCAGGTTCTGGTACTCAAATTCAAGACGTCAATAGAATGCTGAAACAGTTTACCCAAATGCAAAAAATGATGAAAAAAATGTCAGGCGGTGGGGTGAAAAAAATGATGCGCAACATGAAAGGTATGATGCCTCCAGGCGGACCTGGTGGGATGGGTGGAATGTTTCCTCCCCGTTAGTTCGCCATTAACGGACAGTAAATAAATGCGTTAATTTGCTGTCCTACATTCAATGATCAGGCGCTATAACTTTACCTATGAATATTACAAATAAACCTTCTTTTACCCTTATTAATTTTATTTTTGTGTTGATATTCATTTTGGGTGTTTTGGTAAGTGGATTTATTTTTTATACCGGTGATCAGATTGTTGAAAACACTAGGGGCTTGATCACAAAAAAATTGCCGACTTATGATTTACTTCGTGAAATTAATAATAGTATTACTGAACAAGAACGTTTTTTATACGAGTATTATGCCACTGAAGATGAAATCAAGTTTTCAGAACATTACCTACAAATCAAACAAAAAACTCATAACTCATTAAGTGCTTTATTTGTCAAATTTGGCGCTATTGCGCCGCTAAAAACTACCCTTGAACAATTGGCCACCCTTGACTTAATTAGCGAGCAGTTTGTAACTAATATCCATTCTCCAGAAACGAATTGGCAATTGGCCAGAAAACAACTTCAAAAAATCAGTCAAATAAGAGAGACTGTGATGCCTGAGTTACAACACTTAATTGAGTTAACCAGAAATAACGTCAAACGATCTGAAAACTCAATTACCAGAGGTTTAGGTCAAATTAGCTTTTTTGTTATGTTCTATGGTTTTGTTACTTTATTGATTGTTTATAGTGTGATCCGCGCTTGGAAAGCCTATCTACTTAGCAATGCCAATAGTGAACGTTTGTCTTTGTTCCCTAAACGAAATCCAAATCCTGTGATCAGCTTAGATATACATAATCAGGTGACCTATAGTAATCCTGCCTGTAAACGTTTCTTAGAACAATTAGGTAAACCTAGCGAGCAAGCTACGGCTTTATTAGCTACAAATTTAGATTATTATCAACAGTTAGTCTTGAGTGATGAAAATACCGATTCATTATTATTTGAATACGATACAGGTGCTGTTTATTTTCAATGTGAATTACATTGGTTAGCGGACCAAATGCAATGGGATATTCATTTAACTGACATTACTGCTCGCAGGGATGTTGAAAAAGAACTGGAATATAGAGCAACACATGATCCAGAAACGGGTCTAAAAAAACGTTATGAATTAGAAAAAGCGGTAGATGAATTGTCTCTCGCAAAAACACCCTTTTCGCTAGGTTTATTAGAAATTCGTTCATACAGTCAACTTATCTCCCGCAGCGGCCTTACTGCAGCATCAACTGTTGTCAAAGAAGTGGGCGTGTCTATCCAACATATTATTAATGGCTTAGGTGCAGACTACTTTGAAGCTTATAGAGTAGGCGAGAAAAACTTCGCACTAATAAGTGTACATTATTTGTCGAAACCGCAAATTGAACAATTAATTGAATATATAGAACAAAAATTAGCGGCGACTATTTTTCATTGCCAATATAGAGTTAAGCTTGATTTCGGCTTTGCTTGTAGCCCTGAACATGGGGCCAATTATACCGAATTGTTGTTAAGTGCTATGGCTGCGCTAGATAAATCAGCTAGAAGTGATAACAAAAACCATGTGGTGTTTACTCCTGAGTTGGGGGCAAAACTGCAATATCAGCAGCAATTAGTTGAGGATCTCAAAACTGCTATCGATTTAAAACAATTTGAATTGTATTTTCAACCACAACTTTGTTTGTTAAATAAAAAAATTGTCGGAGCTGAAGTGCTCATTCGTTGGCAAAGAAACGGCCAGTGGATATCGCCTGCTGAGTTTATTCCGCTTGCCGAAACCTCTGGTTTGATTGTTAATTTAGGTGATTGGATATTAAGCCAAGCTTGTCATAAAGCCCGCCAGATGTTTGATTTAGGATTACACGACTTAGTTATTGCGGTTAATATATCTCCTATTCAATTTGCTCGAGCTGACTTTTTACATAAGGTTACGCAAGTATTAAAAGAAGCTAATTTACCGGCTAAACACTTAGAGTTAGAAATAACTGAAGGTGTGATTATTTATAATGAACAAGAGACAATTGATACCATAGAACAACTGAAAAAACTTGGGGTTAAACTGTCTATTGATGACTTTGGCACAGGTTATTCATCTTTAAGTTATTTAAAGAAATTTCAGATTGATAAACTTAAGATAGATCAATCATTTGTGCGGCATATTCAAACTGAGGCTGCAGATCAGTCAATAGTTAAAACCATTATAGAATTGGGTCGTAACCTTGAACTTAAATTGATTGCCGAGGGAGTGGAAGAACTAGAGCAGTTGTCTTTATTAAAATCTATGGGCTGTGATGAAATTCAAGGCTATTATTTCAGCCGTCCCCTTGCAGAAAATGACTTTATTAAATTTGTTACGGATTACCAATCAGAAGATTACCGAGCAGAAAAATTATGAAGCAAACTTTAACAGCCAAACAAGCGATGCGTTACAACAGGCAAATATCGCTAGAAGGCTTTGATTTAGACAAACAGGAAATTTTGCTAAATAGTAGAGTATTACTCATTGGTGTTGGTGGTTTAGGCTGTGCTGCAGCACAATATCTGGTTGCTTCTGGAGTAGGAAATATCATCTTAGTTGATGATGATAAAGTTGATTCTTCTAATCTACAAAGACAAATATTGCATGGCGAGCAAGATGTTGGACTGGCTAAGTGTGATTCAGCTAAAGTATCTTTACAGGCTTTAAATGCCGAGTGCGATATAGAATGTATTAAACAGCGAATATCTGAGAATGAGCTACCAAAAATCTTAGATAGGATTGATATAATAGTCGATTGTAGTGATAACTTAGCCACAAGAAATCAACTAAATGACGCTTCGGTTAAGCAAGGAGTACCTCTTGTTTCTGGTGCGGCAATCCGTATGGAAGGGCAAATATGTTGTTTTGTGCCTAGTCCCCAAAACCCATGTTACCAATGTTTAAGTACATTATTTGCTGAGCAACAACTGAGTTGTGTGGAAGCTGGCGTAATGTCCCCTCTGGTAGGCATAATTGGTGCTATGCAAGCTTTAGAGACCATAAAATTATTAACTGAATTTGGTCTAGTAGCAAATAATAAACTAATGATATTTGACGCTAAGAACAGTCAGTGGCAAACATTTAATCTTCGAAAAAATACAAACTGTAAAGTGTGTCATTCCGCAACATAATGGATCTCACAACATCTCCCTATCTAATGCCATCACCACAAAGTAAATAACCTGAGCCCTGGATAAGAAGTATCGTTTAAGCTAAATATTAATTTATAATTCAATGGCTTACACATGTTAGTCCAAATTCCCCAACCTAAATACTCACTCGGTGACGAAATTTTTCGTGTATAGCAAGGCGGATTGTCGTACGTAATAACGTGTTATTGCTAGACAATCCAACGCCGCTAGGCATAAAAAGAGCGTTACCGAGCGGTTCGGCTTATCCAGTATTCAGGTTAAATATATTCATATTTACTTGAATTAGGCTTGCATAAACAGCTGAAATCCGTACAATACGGCGGCCTTTTATCTGACATTAGTTAGGTGGGGTAAGTTAAGTTAACGTTAACGCTACAACGAGTTTGAGGCATATATGGTTACTATTCGTTTACAGCGTGGTGGCGCTAAAAAGCGTCCATTTTATCAAGTAGTGGTTGCAGACAGTCGTCGTTCACGCGATGGTCGTTTCATTGAAAACATTGGTTTTTTCAATCCAACAGCACAGGGTCAAGAAGAGCGTTTACGCTTAGATCTAGGCCGTGTTGAGCATTGGGTTGGGGTAGGCGCAGGCTTATCTGACCGTGTTGCACGCTTGGTAAAAGATGCACAAGCAGCAGCTTAATTGCAGTTGCTAAAATATTTAAGGGTATAAATAAATGAGTCTCGCATCTGACACATTAGTGATAGGCAAAATCGGTGCACCTTATGGTGTTAAAGGTTGGGTCAAGGTCACATCTTATACTCATGATTTAGAGGGCGTGTTTGCCTACACTCCTTGGCTTTTGGGTCAAGTGCAAGAAGGCAATGAGTACGTCGTCGACCAATGGCGAACACACAATAAAGGGTTAGTTGCCAAACTGGTTGGGGTTGAAACTCGGGATGATGCTGAAAGTATCAAAAATCTTGAAGTCTCTATTAAAGCAGAAATGCTACCTGAATTAGATGACAGTGACGTTTATTGGCGTGAATTAGTCGGCATGCAGGTTATCACCGATAAAGGTTATAACTTGGGTGTTATAAAAGAATTATTCGAAACTGGTGCTAATGACGTAATGTTAGTAAAAGCCAATTTGAATGATGCTTTTGGTCAGAAAGAACGCATGGTTCCTTACTTGTTAGATCAAGTTATCAAGCAAGTGGATCGGAAGGCGAAAACGGTTACAGTAGATTGGGATCCTGCATTTTAATGCAAGATTCTAGTCAGTTACCTCATCGTTGGTTTGGTGTAATAAGTTTGTTTCCAGAAATGTTTCAGACTTTTACCCAACAGGGAGTAATAGGGCGAGCCGTTAAAAATGGCGTGTTGCAAGTAGAGTGTTTTAATCCAAGAGACTTTACTCACGACAAACATCGCACTGTCGACGACCGACCATACGGTGGGGGACCTGGCATGCTGATGATGGTTCAGCCTTTGACTGATGCTATTCTCGCAGCTAAAGCAGCTGCTGGAAGAAAAACTAAAGTGATTTACCTTTCTCCACAAGGGAAAAAGTTAGATCAAGCGGGTGTAAAACAGCTTTCAGAAAATGATAGTTTGATTTTAGTTGCTGGTCGTTACGAGGGTATCGACGAACGTGTAATACAAACACAAGTTGACGAGGAATGGTCAATAGGTGATTACGTGTTAAGTGGTGGCGAACTACCTGCGATGATCTTAATGGATGCGGTTTCAAGGTTTGTACCCGGTGTATTAGGCCATGAACAATCGGCAGAACAAGACTCTTTTAGTCATGGTTTGTTAGATTGTCCACACTATACTCGGCCTGAAAACTTGAACGGGGAACTGGTTCCTAAAGTGTTATTGAGTGGTGATCACGAAAAAATCAGGCAGTGGCGTTTACAACAGTCGTTAGGTAGAACCTGGCAACGACGCCCTGAATTATTAAACGATCTAGCCCTGACTGAGGAGCAGCAAAAACTGTTGGATTTATTCCTACTGAGTTTGCCGCAGCATAATGACAGTTAATCTAGAATGAGAGGATATGATGAGTAAAGTAAATCAAGATATCATCAAGAAAATTGAAGAAGCGCAGCTAAAAACTGACGTTCCAGCATTTGCTGCTGGTGACACAGTAGTTGTGCAAGTACGCGTTAAAGAAGGCGAAAAAGAACGTCTTCAGGCATACGAAGGCGTAGTAATCGCTAAACGTAACCGTGGCCTACACTCTGCTTTTACAGTTCGTAAGATTTCTAACGGCGAAGGTGTTGAGCGTATATTCCAAACACACAGCCCGGCAATCAGTTCTATTGAAGTGAAACGTCGTGGTGCTGTTCGTCGTGCTAAACTTTATTACTTGCGTGAACGCTCTGGTCGTTCTGCACGTATCAAAGAAAAGCTAGGTTAATTTAATTTTTGCGTTACCGTTAACTTATAAGAAAACCCGCCTTTTGGCGGGTTTTTGCTTTTTATTGGTATAACGATTTATTCATTAATCGTTGTGGCGATTAATTAAAGCTTGATGAGCTTCAACTAATTTTTTTGTGTATTCGGCTTTTGGCCAGTTGAAAATAACATCTGTTTTACCTGTCTCAACTACTTTTCCTTGTTTCATAATTATCACTTTATCTGAAATATGACGAACAATTCCTAAATTGTGGGATATAAAAATAAAGCCAAGTCCTAGTTCTTTTTGTAATCTCATCAATAAGTTGACGGTTTGAGAACGCACTGAAGGGTCGAGTGCCGCAAAAGGTTCATCGGCAACGATAATTTTAGGATTGAGTATTATCGCTCTAGCAAGGGCAACCCTTTGTTTTTGACCGTCAGATAACATATGCCGATAAAAAAATTTATGGTCATTCATGAGGCCAACTTGTTTTAAGGTCTGTTCAATTTTTTCTGCTCGTTCCTGTTCGGTTAACTGGGTATTTAGGCGAAGAGGCTCATCTAAAATAGCGGCTAATGTAAGACTGGGGTTTAATGACTCATTGGTATTCTGAAAGATCATCCGAATATCATGACATTTCTGTTGTAGGTTTGAGAGTTGTAAATCGTGACCATTGAGAAATATTTTACCGCTGGTGGGTTGTTCTAAGCCAATCAGTAATTTTGCCAGCAAAGATTTTCCTGAGCCATTTTCGCCAACAACAGCTAATGTTTCGCCAGCTTTTATTTTAAAACTCACAGGTCCAAGTTCAAATAATGGCACCGGAGGACCAAATAACTTACGCAAATATTTTTGGTAAGTGAGTTCTTCTACACTAATTAAATCCATTATTTAGCATCCCAATGTAATGGAAAGTGACAACTATAGTGGTGAGTATGCACTCTACGTACTGCAGGTGTGACTACACACTCCTTTCTGGCTCTAGGACATCTTGGGCCTAACCGACAACCTATTGGCAAGTGATGAAGCGTAGGAATTGTGCCAGCTAAAGAACTTAAACGTGATTTCGGTGCTAAATCTTTTCTAAAACTTGGTGCACTGTCTAATAAGGCTTGTGTGTATGGATGAAAGGCTCTTTTTCTTAATTTTTTTAGTTCGCCTGTTTCAACAGTCTGCCCACAATATAAAACAGTCATAAAATGAGCCATGCTAGAAATGGCGAGCAGGTCATGGCTGACAAATAAGATACTAGTTTGTCGTACTTGGTTGACTCGGCTCAGTAGATTTAAAATTTGAGTTTTAGAGTTAACTTCCATGCCTTTAGTTGGGTCATCTGCAATGATTAATTTAGGCTCGGAAGCTAAGGACATGGCAATCATAAATTTCTGTAAAACATCGTTAGCAATTTGATGGGGATAACTAATCAAGCATAATTTATGATTCTTGATACCCACTTTGTGTAGCAGTTCAATGGCGAGTTTATTTTTTTGAGAATTATTTTGCCAAAACCAACTGCTTTTAAGTTTATCACCGGTCAATAGTTCTTTTAGTTGAACACCTAAAGGCAATAATGGGTCGAGAGAATCAATTGGATTTTGAAATATTACTGATATGTCTTGCCGGATGAGCTTTCTTCGCTCTCGGATAGACATACTCGTTAAGTCTTGTCCTCGCCATGTCATTCTATCGGCAGTGATTTTCCATCTTCTAGGCAATGCACCAACAATAGCTTTAACGATTAAACTTTTACCTGAGCCAGATTCACCCACTAGAGCATGAATTTGTCCTTCGTTAATCACAAGGTTGATTTTGTCTAGAGCTTTTACCCATTCTCCAGAAATATCAATTTCTAATGTTAGGTTTTTTATATCAAGTAAATTCATGATTTTAATAATCTATTTCGTAATGCTGACTGCAAACCATCACCCACTAGGTTAATAGAAACCATCATTAGAAAAATAGCTCCACCGGGTATGGCTATGGTCCAAGGGGCAATATAAGCCACTTCGATACCTTCTGACAGCATTGTGCCTAATTCGGGAGAAGGGGATTGCGCTCCTAAATTAAGAAAACCTAGTGCACTGATATCTAATACCGAAACAGACAAGGCCAATGTGGCTTGAACTACTAAGGCTTCTACCATATTAGGCATAATCGAACGAATAAATATTGTGATATTATTTGCGCCATCTAGTTTTGCCGCTAAAATATATTCTTTTTTCATTTCAGTACTGACAAATTCCCGCGTTTGATGAACAAATTGAGGGATAAGAGCCAGCATAATGGCCCACATACTATTAACTAACCCAGTGCCTAAAATAGCAATGATGATGATGGCAATTAATAACGTAGGGATTGCTTGAATTGAGTCTAAGGTATGATTGAGAAAGCTAGATTTAAACCCTTTACTCATCCCCGCAACTGCACCTAAGCCCACACCAATTAACATGGCTAATATTACTAAAATAGCGCTAATGCCAAAGGTCATTCGACAGCCATATATCACCCTAGAAAGTAAGTCTCGGCCTAGAGCGTCTGTACCAAATAGATGGCTAATCCCGCCATTGGCATACCAAGCTGGTGGAATTAGCAGGTCTCCTGCTTGCTGATATAAGGGATCAAATGGCGCTAAAATTGGGCAAAATATTGTTATCACAACAAAAAATAACAAACAAAACAGGCCCACTACTGCAATATGATTTTTTTGGAATTCTAGCCAAGTAAATTGTAGAGGGGAAGGGTGATACTCCTCTTGATATAAACTAAATCGTGGCATGTTTAAGCCTTCTTCGTTTAGGATCCATTAAGCGTATAGTGAGTTCTATTGACATGGTAAATACCACCACCAAAACAGAGACGGTTAACATTCCGGCTCGAATAGCAGGGTAATCTTGGTGGTATATAGCTTGAATTAACCAGTTACCTAATCCTGGCCAAGAAAATATAGTTTCAACTATCATGGCGTTTGTCAGAAGTGTCGTAAACTGCATAGCCAGCAGTGGAAAAATAGGCATTAATGCATTACGGATGCCGTGACGAAAAAGCACTTGTCTGGCAGTGAGTCCTCTGGCGTAAGCTGCCTTAATAAATTCCATATTCATAGTTTCAATGACTGAACGTCTAGTGATACGAATAATCAAGGTTGTAGTAACTAAAGCTATAGATAAAGTGGGTAATATCAAGTGTCGAATAACATTAAAAACAGCAGCTCGTTTATCGTGAATATCTGACAATAATACATCGACTAAAATAAAGCCTGTAACATTCGGCACATCAAAAAATAGGCTAATACGACCAGATAATGGAAATAAGCCAAACTGCAGTGAAAATATTAAAATAACTAACAAGGCTAACCAAAACACTGGGATTGAGTAACCGATAACACTTATTGAAAGCAGTAAATAGTCAGGTAATTTGTGATGTTTCAATGCTGCTAAAAAGCCTAGCGGGATGCCAATTACTATTGATAGAATGAGTGCATAGGCACTTAGCTCTATACTGGCGGGTAATACATAAGAAATTTCTTCATATAACGGCAAGCCTGAACTAAAACTATAGCCCCAATTTCCAGCAAACAATTCGCCCATATAATGCCAATATTGGACTAATAGCGTTTCTCCCGATTGATAAGAAAAACTACTGGCGTAGTTCTCAGGCATTGTATTTATCTTAATACCTGTAAGGTTTTCTATTGGTTGACCTGGAAATAAATAGGCTAAGAAAAAAGACACAAAGCTTAGTACGAGTAAAGTAATAAGCATCAAGTTAGTATATCGGAGTATGACGTTTATCATTATTTTTTACTGACTCCACCAAATCTAATGCCGCCATATGGATTAATGATCAGGCCTGTCACTTTGTTGTTGTAGGCTTGATATTGGGTTGCATGAGCGATGGGAATAAGGGGCATCTTGTCTGCTAAATATTCATTTGCCTTGGCATAAAAATAGGCTCGCTCATCAATATATTCGTAATCTAACGCTTGATTAATTAATTTATCATATTCTTTAGAACACCACATGGCTCTATTGGTACCTGACTTAATTGAATCACAAGACAGAAGTGGTCGATAAAAGTTATCAGGGTCACCATTATCTGCAGACCAACCAATAAGAACCGAATCATGCATACCTTTGGTTAGATTTTTTCTAAAGGTAGACCATTCGTATGTGACTATATTGACTTGGATACCTATATTTTGCAGGTATGCTCGGATGAGTTCAGCCATTTTGATGGCATTAGGGTTATATGCTCTCTCAACAGGCATAGCCCAGACAGTCATAGAGAAGCCTTCTTCAATACCTTGTTCTCTTAATATTTTTTTCGCGGCTATGGGGTTGTATGACAATGTTTTTATGTCAGATTGATAGGCCCAAGAAGTAGGGGGGACTAAGTTTTTAGCGGCAATTGCCCCATCAAAATATATTGCTTCGATTAAGGCATTTCTATCAATAGCCATAGCTAGGGCTTTACGTACTTCTGGATTATCAAATGGTGGCCTAGTGGTATTAAATGCCCAAAAACCAATATTCAAACCAGGTATTTCATCTAATGTTAAATTTTTCTGCTGGCGAATCACTTCTAATTCAGAATGTGCTGGAAGGGCAATGACATCACATTCTGAGGTGAGTAATTTAGCTAATCTTAATGAACTGGATGAGGTGATATCGAAAATTAATTGATTGGTCAAATCTATTTCACGCCAATATTTTTCATGCTGAGTAAATTTTATGTATCTATCTTGATGAAAACTTAACAGTTTATATGGGCCGGTACCTACAGGTTGTTGGTCAATTAATTCTTGCTGATTTCTAGTAATCAGTGTGTCGCCATATTCAGCAGAGAGTATCACTGCAAAATCAGTGGCTAAATTAGCAAGAAATGAACTTTCACGTTTATTAAGGGTTATTTCTACTCTATAGCCGTTAAGTCTTTTGATGTCTTTAATCAGTTTAGATAAACCTAAACTGTCGGTGTAAGGATATTTTCCGCCAGAAATATGATGATAAGGATGAGCTGCTAATCGCCAACGGTTGAAGCTAAATAATATATCGTCAGCATTTACAGTTCGTGAAGGGGTAAAAATACGGGTCGAATGAAATGATACGTTTTTACGTAATTGAAAAGTATAGGTTTTACCATCTTTGCTAATAACCCAACTGGTGGCAAGTGCGGGTATTATATCCCCTGTGATTGGATCAAAATCTATTAAACGGTCATAAATTTGATGGGACGATGCGTCGACTGTGGTACCTGAGGTATCTAGTTGTGGATTAAAGTTTGCTGGACTTCCCTCTGAGCAATAAATAATCCCATCTTGATCACCATGGGACACAAGTAACTCGTCACATGCACTGCAAACAATACAGAGGATAAAAACTGTAATAGTTTGTATGGAGTACTTTATTTTATTCCATGTTTTCATTTGTTTGGTCTAATAAATTATATTTTTTCAAATAGCCACGAAGCTGATGATACGTTAATCCTAACTTTTCTGCGGTTTTCTTTTGATTAAATTGACTATCTGCTAATGCTTGATTGATTAAGTTAATTTCGTAATCTTGTGACAATTGTTTCAAATCCACCGGAAATTCCGTGCACTGGTCAATACTATTATTTACCGCTTGGGGGGTAGGATTTAATGGTTCTATTACAATAGGAGACTCTGCTGGAGAGACGTTGGCGGTAATTCTATCTTGCGTTTTTATTCTGCCTTTAGGTCGATAAATTGACTCAAAGGGGTCTAATATAATTTGATGAACGGGTAAATTGGGGTTGTTGCTACGATAGACGGCCCTTTCTACCACATTTTTTAATTCACGGATATTTCCAGGCCAATAGTAATCTAATAAAGTTCTTTTGGCTTTTTCGGAAAATCCGCTAAATAATTCCATATCTAATTCCCTTGCCATATTGATAGCAAAGTTTTCGGCTAACATCATGATATCTTCTTTACGCTCGCGCAAAGGGGGAAGGGTAATCACATCAAAAGCTAATCGATCTAATAAATCCGCTCTAAATTCCCCAGAGTCAGCTAATGCTGGTAAATCTTCATTCGTAGCGGCAATTAACCTGACATCGACACTGACACTGCGTGAGCCGCCCACACGTTCAAATTCGCCATATTCTATGACACGTAATAATTTTTCTTGGATCATACCTGAGGTATTGGCTAATTCGTCTAAAAACAAAGTGCCATTATGTGCGGTTTCAAATCGGCCTTCTCTGCGTTTAGCTGCGCCAGTAAA
The sequence above is a segment of the Paraglaciecola sp. L3A3 genome. Coding sequences within it:
- the ffh gene encoding signal recognition particle protein, whose protein sequence is MFENLTERLSKTLKDISGRGRLTEDNIKDTLREVRMALLEADVALPVVKDFIAQVKTRAVGTEVSKSLNPGQVFIKIVQSELESVMGNVNESLNLAAQPPAVVLMAGLQGAGKTTSVGKLAALLKQRENKKVLVVSADVYRPAAIKQLETLATDVGVEFFPSSIEQKPIDIVEGAIDFARKHFFDVLLVDTAGRLHVDGKMMEEIQALHKAINPIETLFVVDAMTGQDAANTAKAFNDALPLTGVILTKADGDARGGAALSVRHITGKPIKFMGMGEKLDALEAFHPERVASRILGMGDVLSLIEEVERKVDKDKAQKLAKKVQKGKGFDLQDFKEQLEQMRNMGGMMSLMDKMPGMGNMSAQIKDKANDKSFNQMEAIINSMTPGERSKPEVIKGSRKRRIAAGSGTQIQDVNRMLKQFTQMQKMMKKMSGGGVKKMMRNMKGMMPPGGPGGMGGMFPPR
- a CDS encoding bifunctional diguanylate cyclase/phosphodiesterase, coding for MNITNKPSFTLINFIFVLIFILGVLVSGFIFYTGDQIVENTRGLITKKLPTYDLLREINNSITEQERFLYEYYATEDEIKFSEHYLQIKQKTHNSLSALFVKFGAIAPLKTTLEQLATLDLISEQFVTNIHSPETNWQLARKQLQKISQIRETVMPELQHLIELTRNNVKRSENSITRGLGQISFFVMFYGFVTLLIVYSVIRAWKAYLLSNANSERLSLFPKRNPNPVISLDIHNQVTYSNPACKRFLEQLGKPSEQATALLATNLDYYQQLVLSDENTDSLLFEYDTGAVYFQCELHWLADQMQWDIHLTDITARRDVEKELEYRATHDPETGLKKRYELEKAVDELSLAKTPFSLGLLEIRSYSQLISRSGLTAASTVVKEVGVSIQHIINGLGADYFEAYRVGEKNFALISVHYLSKPQIEQLIEYIEQKLAATIFHCQYRVKLDFGFACSPEHGANYTELLLSAMAALDKSARSDNKNHVVFTPELGAKLQYQQQLVEDLKTAIDLKQFELYFQPQLCLLNKKIVGAEVLIRWQRNGQWISPAEFIPLAETSGLIVNLGDWILSQACHKARQMFDLGLHDLVIAVNISPIQFARADFLHKVTQVLKEANLPAKHLELEITEGVIIYNEQETIDTIEQLKKLGVKLSIDDFGTGYSSLSYLKKFQIDKLKIDQSFVRHIQTEAADQSIVKTIIELGRNLELKLIAEGVEELEQLSLLKSMGCDEIQGYYFSRPLAENDFIKFVTDYQSEDYRAEKL
- the moeB gene encoding molybdopterin-synthase adenylyltransferase MoeB — encoded protein: MKQTLTAKQAMRYNRQISLEGFDLDKQEILLNSRVLLIGVGGLGCAAAQYLVASGVGNIILVDDDKVDSSNLQRQILHGEQDVGLAKCDSAKVSLQALNAECDIECIKQRISENELPKILDRIDIIVDCSDNLATRNQLNDASVKQGVPLVSGAAIRMEGQICCFVPSPQNPCYQCLSTLFAEQQLSCVEAGVMSPLVGIIGAMQALETIKLLTEFGLVANNKLMIFDAKNSQWQTFNLRKNTNCKVCHSAT
- the rpsP gene encoding 30S ribosomal protein S16, which codes for MVTIRLQRGGAKKRPFYQVVVADSRRSRDGRFIENIGFFNPTAQGQEERLRLDLGRVEHWVGVGAGLSDRVARLVKDAQAAA
- the rimM gene encoding ribosome maturation factor RimM (Essential for efficient processing of 16S rRNA), whose amino-acid sequence is MSLASDTLVIGKIGAPYGVKGWVKVTSYTHDLEGVFAYTPWLLGQVQEGNEYVVDQWRTHNKGLVAKLVGVETRDDAESIKNLEVSIKAEMLPELDDSDVYWRELVGMQVITDKGYNLGVIKELFETGANDVMLVKANLNDAFGQKERMVPYLLDQVIKQVDRKAKTVTVDWDPAF
- the trmD gene encoding tRNA (guanosine(37)-N1)-methyltransferase TrmD; the encoded protein is MQDSSQLPHRWFGVISLFPEMFQTFTQQGVIGRAVKNGVLQVECFNPRDFTHDKHRTVDDRPYGGGPGMLMMVQPLTDAILAAKAAAGRKTKVIYLSPQGKKLDQAGVKQLSENDSLILVAGRYEGIDERVIQTQVDEEWSIGDYVLSGGELPAMILMDAVSRFVPGVLGHEQSAEQDSFSHGLLDCPHYTRPENLNGELVPKVLLSGDHEKIRQWRLQQSLGRTWQRRPELLNDLALTEEQQKLLDLFLLSLPQHNDS
- the rplS gene encoding 50S ribosomal protein L19, encoding MSKVNQDIIKKIEEAQLKTDVPAFAAGDTVVVQVRVKEGEKERLQAYEGVVIAKRNRGLHSAFTVRKISNGEGVERIFQTHSPAISSIEVKRRGAVRRAKLYYLRERSGRSARIKEKLG
- a CDS encoding ATP-binding cassette domain-containing protein, producing MDLISVEELTYQKYLRKLFGPPVPLFELGPVSFKIKAGETLAVVGENGSGKSLLAKLLIGLEQPTSGKIFLNGHDLQLSNLQQKCHDIRMIFQNTNESLNPSLTLAAILDEPLRLNTQLTEQERAEKIEQTLKQVGLMNDHKFFYRHMLSDGQKQRVALARAIILNPKIIVADEPFAALDPSVRSQTVNLLMRLQKELGLGFIFISHNLGIVRHISDKVIIMKQGKVVETGKTDVIFNWPKAEYTKKLVEAHQALINRHND